From Colius striatus isolate bColStr4 chromosome 27, bColStr4.1.hap1, whole genome shotgun sequence:
CCTGCGCCAAAAAAAGCTGGACGGAGAGGCAGGGTCCTAGAGTCCCGCGGCTGCGGCGGGGACACATCCAGCCGTGCCCGCAGCCGGCTGCAGCCCTACACTCCCTGCGGCGGGAGGAGACGGGAGGGCAGGGGCCGGGCTACCTGGCTGGAGTCCCGGCGTGTCTCCATAGCCCTCATGTCCTTGTCCAGCTCCTcgctgagctgctccagctcctgctccagcagcacctgagcgggcaggatggggctggaggggctgaggctggCACTGCCCACGCCACACATCCCACCGCGCTGCTGCCCCCCTggtctcccccctcccccaattGCCGTCACCCCTCACCTCGATGGGCTGAGCCCGCGTCGGCGGCGGCACTGCCGGGGGCTGGAAAGGGTAAGGGGCTGGTTTTGGTGtgtgcccagcagcaccccactgaggggctgagctggggctgggacccCCTCCCCTACCTGCCACGGCCGCTCCCATGCTCGGCATCTCCCCGGCTCGTAGTCAAAAATGCTGCCAGGCTCCGTGGCAGTGCCGGGGTCATCCCAGCTGGTCCTGTGGGGAGTGGGGAGCAactcagctccctgcagccccccaccccATGAGGCACCCACCGGGGACAGGTTCCTGGGTGCCAGTGATGTGCCACACTCACCAGCCCAACCCGTTGGGCATCCCGGGGGGCTGCGCTGGCAACGAGCTTCTCCTCTGCGGCTCAGGGGGGGATGGAGGTGCCGAAGCGGGCGAGGGGCTGAGCTTACCCGTGGGGCAGCGATGGGGCTCCCAGTCTggctctgtggggatgggggaggagCTGAGGTGGGTGCTGCGTCACCCcaggctgccccacagccccggcACCCACCTGGCAGCTTGCGGTGGATCTGCCGGAACATGCTGCGGTACCAGTCACGGGGACGGTCGACGCTCTGCGGGGACACGGTGgggtggtggtttggggggTGATTtaagggggggaaaagggaggggaagggaaggaatcccacccccacagccccagctcaccgAGCGCGAGGCGATGGGCATCCCCGTCTCATCCACCGGCCCGATGCCGTCATACTTCACCCAGCGCCTCTCCCGCCTCTTGCTGTCCTTGGTCCAGGTGGCCGACCAGCCTGGTGGCCGGTGGCCAGTGGAGGTGGCCTTGGGGCTGGGCGTGTGGCCCGTGGCTGCCGGGGTGCCGGGTGCCTTCCCCTCCTTGGCCGGCCACGTCTGGTACCACTCGCTCGCTGGGGCTGAGGCGGCCGAGGGTGAGCCCCGGTCCCTCTGCCCACCGCGGGGATATGGGGGGCTGCTACCTGTGCTCCTGGGGGCTGCCCGGCTCTGCTCGGCCGTGCCACGGGGCTCGGGCTCGTGGAAGTCAAAGTTGAGGGTGTTGGAGCCTCGGTGTCGGATGATGGGCACCTGCGGCACGGGGAGGGGCTCGGAGCGGGACGGAGGCAGCGCAGCTCCCCAGATCCCACCCCCCGGCCGCACTCACGCGCCTCAGCCCCTGCTGCGGGGACACCCACGGCGCTGCCTGGAAGGCCGGGACGTCCTCCATGCCCAGAGCCTGGCTGCTGTCGGGGGGCAGGAGCTGGCCCGTGGTGCCCAGCGCCGCCCGTGCCCTGCGGGGGAAAGCGGCTCAGCCGATGGTGGGTCCCATCCTGCCCCCTCACCGGGCTTGGGGGGTGTCTAAGGGACCTCACCCATATCCCCAGGGCCCGTCCCCTGTCACCCCTGACACCGCGGCGAGGTGACAGCCGCCCTGCACCCTCGGGCAGAGCCATTCCACGTGGCCCTGGccgcatccaaaccccctccccggCCCCTCTCCCAGGCCCCCGGCCCCGTTTCTTTGAGGAGGAGGCGCCCCGGGGAAGGACGGAGCCACGGTCCTGCCCGTCGGGGCCGCCTCGCCCGGGCACGTGTGGGCAGCGGCGCCGGGCAGCGCGGCACCGGGACGGCGGCCAGGGCCGAGCCTCCCCGCGCTGACAACGACGAAACGCATCAAGTATTTCCCCGCCCTGCAGCGCAAacagggaagggagagggagcaggaggggagaggCGGCAGGAACGGCCGAGCCCGGCAACACCCCGCCGGGAGGGAGACGCTGAGTGACTCAGCACCGCTGTGCCCGGGCCGGGGGGCAGctggggggggggtgtgggaAATGGGACCCCCATAACGGCTCCCCACACCGTTGTGGGGTGATGTGGGGCTGAGTCAGCGAGGGACGGCTCTGGGGGTGAAGGGGGGACCTCAAGGGACATCTGTGTCCTTGCTTGTCCCCGGCATTGCCCCTGGCACTTGGATGGTGCTGGGGACACGTGCTGAGCTTGGCATCCCACACACCCCTCCTCAAAGCGGGCAGCTGATGCTGCTGGGGGGTCAGCACCCAGCTgcacccagctcagcaccctgtGTGCCACCCTCGTGGGGCAGATGAGGCTGAGCACCCCTTGGCTCCCCACTGCTGACACTGCCAGAGCGTAACGAGCTGTTATCAAGCAccgtggggaaactgaggcttTGCACTCAAAGTGGGGTGCAGACCCTCACACAGCACCCCAAACACTGCCACTCCGTTCCCAGAACAAGCCTCACGTGGGGCTCAGCCCCATCCTGCTCCCAAGGACTGTCCCCCAAAGTCCCCAGGGCTCACCCCCTCCTCGCCACCCCCCTTCAGCTCTTACCTGCTGGGTGCTGCCAGccggggggtctctgggggtgctgggggtccCCGCAGCGAGCGGGACGGAGCTGTGAGCAGCGGGGAAGAAAAACGCACGGCACAGACTTTGccaggggaaggagagaagggggGAGGCTCCAGCTCacggggggcaggcagtggcgAGAGCCCCCCGGCAGCATCTCCCGCCCCGGTCCGGAGCCTCTGCGCTTCCCAGCCGCGGGTACCCGCGTGCCCCGGCCCCCCCGGGCTGCCTTTGCTCCCCCCCAGcgctccctgctctgcagcagggccGGCCCATTCAGAGTTTCCAGtgacatttccagggatgggatcCAGGGAGAGGAGCCAAGAGGCTGAACTCATCCCACGCCCCGCGCACGCGTCCCCGCACACCCAGCCCTCGCTTACGAAacgggggctggggggcaggagggagccCGGCCACCCCCCACCCCTGGGATGCTcggaggggttttggggagagGATGGCGAGGGAAGCGCCcagaggaggtggggaggggattCCACACACCCACGGGCCCCCCCTCCAAGTCCCGGGGGGCACAGAGTCCCCATCCCCGTCTGCTTTCCCACGGGCGAACGCTCCGGCCCCTCTGCTCCTCGCGGCTCTGGGGTGTTGGGGACCCCCACTGAACACCCCCAGAACCCACCTCATCCCCTCTGGCAGCGCCCAagcctctgcttcctctctgaGACGCTCCCCAGAAGCGCTGACGGCCCCGAAAcggggcagcccctgcccctcctcctgccccccgCCAGCCGGCTCCGTCCCCACGCAGCCACAGCCGGGGGGGCCGGGCTCCGCTGCCGACCCCCCATCGCTCAGCGCGCCCAGCCCTGCCCGGCGCCTGCTGCGGGGGCGATGCCTGCGGACCGGAGCCTGGGGAAAGCTGCGGGCAGGGTTAAACCCCGCCAGGGGAGCCCGCTGCCCGCTGAGGAGGTGACAGCCACCTCTCTGGAGGTCACAGCTCCCGCTGGCAATGCCCCTCCCGCGTGGGCAGGGGGCTCTGAGCCAGCCCACGCTGCCACAGCCCACCGCGAGGGGCTGGCAGCCCCCCCGgactcacctccccagctccctgcaccgTCCCCCCGGCTCTGCCGGGCTCCCGGCACCGGCCTCCGCTGGCAGATAAATATTTAACGCGGGCCCTGGGCCGGGATTAACAAAGGGCGAGTGTTTCCTGTTTGCTCAGCACCATGCCAGGCTCCAGCGGCGAACCAGCCCGGGCAGGGGCTGCGGCCACAGCCCCTCGTGCGGAGACCCCGGCCAAGgggagggctgggcaggggctgggggaggggggtggccCCCCagttggggggttttttgtgctGGAAAGAGCCAGAAGAGAGGTGGGAGAGTTGGAGCATCCTGGGCTGGTCACAcggtgggaggggaagggaggctgagcagcccctgcaggggGATGAGGAGCCTCGTGTTTGGGGTGATCTGCTGGGggtaacaaactaaacatgagcagcagcgTGTCCTCATGgacaagaaagccaatggcagcctgtggggcagggagaaggttgtgctgcccctctgctctgccctggggaggctcatctggagtcctgtgcccagttctgggcttctcagctgcagagagacagggaactgctggggagaggccagggcagggacaccaagatgctgaggggctgcaacatgtgtgtgaggaggaaaagctgcaggacctggggttttgaggctggagaagagcagcctgagctcaggggcacctcagcaatgctgctcagtccctccagggtgggtgtcaggaggctggggccagggtttggtggccagtggcaggacaaggggcagcgggcacaggcagtgcccctggcacaggaggagcaagtcctttggtgctgaggtgagggagccctggcccaggctgcccagggagggtgtggaggctcctcaggaggtttccaaccccccctggacacgttcctgtgcccctgagccgggggaaggtgctggagcaggggctggggcagctctgggccGCCCGTTTGCCCCACACAAAGCACAGCCACACACTGCGTCcattttgaactttttttttttcttttctttctccttaaaGACAACCCAAAGGACACTGAGACAGGGCTGACAAACCATTCCTTGctcacaaaagaaagaagaaattatatTAAATAGCTTCTGCCAATAAATAACATCGTCACCGTTTGTTTGGCTTTTGGTTTTCTCCTTTAAAcagaacaacagaaataaaacccccaGAATAAAAAGGACAAATAAAAAGAGGAGGCAGCCTCCAGGCAACGggagtgtgagtgtgtgtgtgtgtgatccTTCAGCACCCCAGAACCCCAAAACATCCCCAAATCCCTGCAGCCCTTGAGGcttctcccctcagcatcctccctccatccctgcccGTGCCCCCGGGGCACAGGCAGCACGAGCTTCTCCCAAATCGCCAgccaaaggagagagaaggattCAAACCCAGCCAAAGGAAATGAACtgaactgaggggaaaaaaacccaccttcaAACAtacccccctccctcccctacagcccaaccccctccccagcacccgcCCCGCTGCTGGCTCCCCTCCCCTCGTGTCCACATGCACCTCGGCTAGAACATGCAcgaaaagaaggggaaaagggggaaaaaaagaggaaaagaataaaaccaacCCAGGCTGTGAGGAGAGGGGACAGCCTCAGAGGTGGGGGACAGCCTCAGAGgagaggggacacgggggttcCCCACACCCAGAGCCACTTGGGCTTCTGTCTTTCCCCCCCTTGAGCTGGTTGGGCTCTGTGGCTTGTGAtggtgagggagggaggggagagggggggcagcagctcctgtgctttgcagtggggaggggagaaagaaaacaaaaggggaggcaaagcttttgctttctgGGTTTCTCCTGTTTTGATGGGATGAGTGAGGGGGgtctcttcctcccctcctctgcACCCCAAGCTGGGCTGCACCCCAGGAGGGGTTAGGGGTGATTAATGGAGGGGGTAATTAGCACCTCGGGAagagtggggagggagggagagcacACCACACCTCTCCTGCCCTGCGGCTGCCACCCCAGTGGGGTACCACTGCACAGCCCCACTAGCCACAGGATGCTTTCAGTAGCCCCCCCCAGCCTCTCTGTGCTTTACAAGGACAGACACAGCGAAGCACAAAGAGCCACGGAGCTTTGGGGATGCCAGAGCACAAGAAGAAACTGAGTGACAAACCACGAGCAAAACCACTCCCCCCTCCACAAAGAGCCCCacgagcagccccagccccagtgaAAGCTGCAGCGGGTGAGATGCCAGCCTGGGTCAGAACAACATGCCCCACACATGCATGGGCAGCACCTTTGGAACATTGCTggggttggggtgttttttttgtgggtttttgttttcttttgcttttttttttctactttttctcttttttcgttgttttttggggggttttttttgcactcTCAGAGGAGAAGAGAAACCACCCAGTGCCCCTGCAGCGAGGATGCCATGGCCAAAAACACAACCAGCCACCAAAGGAAAACCGACATTAACaaccctcccccctccccaggacaCTGAGACACAAACTGGCCCCACACTGGGATGGGGACACAGAAGCTTTTGCTCAACACACCTCGTGTGATTTTATTTGCCAAGCAGTGGGAGTGTAAAAAAGGAGAGgggtgggagggtgggggggaaggaaatAAGAAGAAGTGGAGGCATGAGGCTTAAAGTGGTGTGGAAAGCCAGTGGTCTGCTCACAGATGGGGTTTCCTAAGTAACTGGCCCTGAAATGCAGGGAGGGACGATTCAAAGGGAAGCTGAAAGCttcctgcaaagctgctggttctgctcctgggctgcagcGTGGAGGGAAGGGAGCAGCATCCACAGAAGGGGGGTGGCAGATCTCCCTTCTTAGAGGGGAAGCACCATCCCTGCCTGCCCAGGCTTGGAGGAAGCACCAAGGCCAGTGGAGTTGGAAGGAAACCAGAAGTGAAAGCTGGCATGGGGTTTGCTtcccaaagctgctgcttttgcctcTGCAAATGGGAACCTCACAAAAGCCTTTTTTGACACTCCAGGTCAAAGCCAGAGCTGTGGAGCTTCTCAAGTACCCTCTGGAAACCCTCCTGTGACCAGgagctcctccttccttctgcacCCCACCAACACACCCTTCCTAAACATCAGCTCTTCTACCTGCCCTGCAATCCATCCTCCCTCCAGCCAAGGGCACCCACATCCCCAGAACCAAGGGGCTTCTCTTTTAGCAAAGCCCCATCTCGACAgaacccagcagcaccatcaCCCACCCTTCTCCCTCAAACCCTCCATCACCAGCCAACGCTTCTGGGTGCCAGAGCAAGGCTGACGTGCCTGTGGCTACCAAGTGGTTGGGGGTAGGCCTgagctgcccacagcagggAGAGGCCTGTGGGGTGAGCAGGAGCTGACTCCAGAGCCAGGCATTGGCTTCCCCTCAGAATTCAGGCCCTGCACATCTCCCAGAAATCACCAGAGACCGGGGAGAATTGCTCAGCTCTGGCTGTGAGGGATTCCCAGAGGGGTTCCTGACAAACCCCGAGCCCCACCAGCCAGAAAGCAGCAAAAACTGCAACAAAGGGCAGtgcttctccctccccttctcaTCCTgagcttgctttcttcttcccttgAGGCTCCACTGGAACAAACCCCAAATTCCCAAAGGAAAAGGTGGGTGTAAGACCCCAGAGCCCTAAATCCTGCCTGCCTGGAtgtgagctggggaggggatccCAACTGCCCCCAACAAGGAGCCTTCCACACAATCACTTGT
This genomic window contains:
- the SORBS3 gene encoding vinexin isoform X3 gives rise to the protein MGTLCPPGLGGGARGCVESPPHLLWALPSPSSPQNPSEHPRGGGWPGSLLPPSPRFVSEGWVCGDACAGRGMSSASWLLSLDPIPGNVTGNSEWAGPAAEQGALGGSKGSPGGPGHAGTRGWEAQRLRTGAGDAAGGLSPLPAPRELEPPPFSPSPGKVCAVRFSSPLLTAPSRSLRGPPAPPETPRLAAPSRCPSSDTEAPTPSTLTSTSPSPVARPSRAGQPPGAQTWPAKEGKAPGTPAATGHTPSPKATSTGHRPPGWSATWTKDSKRRERRWVKYDGIGPVDETGMPIASRSSVDRPRDWYRSMFRQIHRKLPEPDWEPHRCPTGKLSPSPASAPPSPPEPQRRSSLPAQPPGMPNGLGWTSWDDPGTATEPGSIFDYEPGRCRAWERPWQPPAVPPPTRAQPIEVLLEQELEQLSEELDKDMRAMETRRDSSQSSAAAPTARSPAPASAAARSPLTPRRPQGPPSTPNPPGSPAMEWGGLGLPRDRSHTAPGRDTLRPGTLPSLSDMGEPTEAVRREEKKMKAARLKFDFQAESPKELTLQKGDIVYIHKEVDRNWLEGEHHGRVGIFPSNYVEVLPPTEVPKPIKAPTIQVLEYGEALALYNFRGELPVELSFRKGERVCLVRRVDQNWYEGRISGTSRQGIFPATYVQVLKEPRVKTSAEDFPPCPSPASPRPSAASPALQRCPAPQGPPVASSSPRLAEQGLAEAAGHPPSPHQLGFALPHSPKQPTPVATHPQEPRCPAWPPQQPTAPGAPTGTRPEPTPSYNGSEIQWTPYRALYQYQPQNADELELLEGDRVDVMQQCDDGWFVGVSRRTQKFGTFPGNYVAPV
- the SORBS3 gene encoding vinexin isoform X2, which produces MGTLCPPGLGGGARGCVESPPHLLWALPSPSSPQNPSEHPRGGGWPGSLLPPSPRFVSEGWVCGDACAGRGMSSASWLLSLDPIPGNVTGNSEWAGPAAEQGALGGSKGSPGGPGHAGTRGWEAQRLRTGAGDAAGGLSPLPAPRELEPPPFSPSPGKVCAVRFSSPLLTAPSRSLRGPPAPPETPRLAAPSRARAALGTTGQLLPPDSSQALGMEDVPAFQAAPWVSPQQGLRRVPIIRHRGSNTLNFDFHEPEPRGTAEQSRAAPRSTAPASEWYQTWPAKEGKAPGTPAATGHTPSPKATSTGHRPPGWSATWTKDSKRRERRWVKYDGIGPVDETGMPIASRSSVDRPRDWYRSMFRQIHRKLPEPDWEPHRCPTGKLSPSPASAPPSPPEPQRRSSLPAQPPGMPNGLGWTSWDDPGTATEPGSIFDYEPGRCRAWERPWQPPAVPPPTRAQPIEVLLEQELEQLSEELDKDMRAMETRRDSSQSSAAAPTARSPAPASAAARSPLTPRRPQGPPSTPNPPGSPAMEWGGLGLPRDRSHTAPGRDTLRPGTLPSLSDMGEPTEAVRREEKKMKAARLKFDFQAESPKELTLQKGDIVYIHKEVDRNWLEGEHHGRVGIFPSNYVEVLPPTEVPKPIKAPTIQVLEYGEALALYNFRGELPVELSFRKGERVCLVRRVDQNWYEGRISGTSRQGIFPATYVQVLKEPRVKTSAEDFPPCPSPASPRPSAASPALQRCPAPQGPPVASSSPRLAEQGLAEAAGHPPSPHQLGFALPHSPKQPTPVATHPQEPRCPAWPPQQPTAPGAPTGTRPEPTPSYNGSEIQWTPYRALYQYQPQNADELELLEGDRVDVMQQCDDGWFVGVSRRTQKFGTFPGNYVAPV
- the SORBS3 gene encoding vinexin isoform X4, translating into MRFVVVSAGRLGPGRRPGAALPGAAAHTCPGEAAPTGRTVAPSFPGAPPPQRNGAGGLGEGPGRGFGCGQGHVEWLCPRVQGGCHLAAVSGVTGDGPWGYGARAALGTTGQLLPPDSSQALGMEDVPAFQAAPWVSPQQGLRRVPIIRHRGSNTLNFDFHEPEPRGTAEQSRAAPRSTGSSPPYPRGGQRDRGSPSAASAPASEWYQTWPAKEGKAPGTPAATGHTPSPKATSTGHRPPGWSATWTKDSKRRERRWVKYDGIGPVDETGMPIASRSSVDRPRDWYRSMFRQIHRKLPEPDWEPHRCPTGKLSPSPASAPPSPPEPQRRSSLPAQPPGMPNGLGWTSWDDPGTATEPGSIFDYEPGRCRAWERPWQPPAVPPPTRAQPIEVLLEQELEQLSEELDKDMRAMETRRDSSQSSAAAPTARSPAPASAAARSPLTPRRPQGPPSTPNPPGSPAMEWGGLGLPRDRSHTAPGRDTLRPGTLPSLSDMGEPTEAVRREEKKMKAARLKFDFQAESPKELTLQKGDIVYIHKEVDRNWLEGEHHGRVGIFPSNYVEVLPPTEVPKPIKAPTIQVLEYGEALALYNFRGELPVELSFRKGERVCLVRRVDQNWYEGRISGTSRQGIFPATYVQVLKEPRVKTSAEDFPPCPSPASPRPSAASPALQRCPAPQGPPVASSSPRLAEQGLAEAAGHPPSPHQLGFALPHSPKQPTPVATHPQEPRCPAWPPQQPTAPGAPTGTRPEPTPSYNGSEIQWTPYRALYQYQPQNADELELLEGDRVDVMQQCDDGWFVGVSRRTQKFGTFPGNYVAPV
- the SORBS3 gene encoding vinexin isoform X1, with the protein product MGTLCPPGLGGGARGCVESPPHLLWALPSPSSPQNPSEHPRGGGWPGSLLPPSPRFVSEGWVCGDACAGRGMSSASWLLSLDPIPGNVTGNSEWAGPAAEQGALGGSKGSPGGPGHAGTRGWEAQRLRTGAGDAAGGLSPLPAPRELEPPPFSPSPGKVCAVRFSSPLLTAPSRSLRGPPAPPETPRLAAPSRARAALGTTGQLLPPDSSQALGMEDVPAFQAAPWVSPQQGLRRVPIIRHRGSNTLNFDFHEPEPRGTAEQSRAAPRSTGSSPPYPRGGQRDRGSPSAASAPASEWYQTWPAKEGKAPGTPAATGHTPSPKATSTGHRPPGWSATWTKDSKRRERRWVKYDGIGPVDETGMPIASRSSVDRPRDWYRSMFRQIHRKLPEPDWEPHRCPTGKLSPSPASAPPSPPEPQRRSSLPAQPPGMPNGLGWTSWDDPGTATEPGSIFDYEPGRCRAWERPWQPPAVPPPTRAQPIEVLLEQELEQLSEELDKDMRAMETRRDSSQSSAAAPTARSPAPASAAARSPLTPRRPQGPPSTPNPPGSPAMEWGGLGLPRDRSHTAPGRDTLRPGTLPSLSDMGEPTEAVRREEKKMKAARLKFDFQAESPKELTLQKGDIVYIHKEVDRNWLEGEHHGRVGIFPSNYVEVLPPTEVPKPIKAPTIQVLEYGEALALYNFRGELPVELSFRKGERVCLVRRVDQNWYEGRISGTSRQGIFPATYVQVLKEPRVKTSAEDFPPCPSPASPRPSAASPALQRCPAPQGPPVASSSPRLAEQGLAEAAGHPPSPHQLGFALPHSPKQPTPVATHPQEPRCPAWPPQQPTAPGAPTGTRPEPTPSYNGSEIQWTPYRALYQYQPQNADELELLEGDRVDVMQQCDDGWFVGVSRRTQKFGTFPGNYVAPV